The nucleotide window GACGCCGTCGAGCGCGCGCTCGTGACGGAGGACGCGGACTCGGAGGGGCCGGCCACGGCCGTCGCCGAGTCGGAGGCCGAGCGATGAGGGTCACCGTCGTCGACAACTACGACTCGTTCACGTACAACCTCGTGGAGTACGTGAGCGACCTCGAGATCGACGGCGAGCGTCCGACGATCGAGGTCCTGAAGAACGCCGCCTCGCTCGCCGAGGTCCGCGACACCGACCCCGACGCGCTGCTCATCAGCCCCGGACCGGGCCACCCGAAGAACGACCGCGACGTCGGCGTGACGATGCCGGTCCTCCGGGAGCTCTCGCCCGAGGTCCCCACGCTCGGCGTCTGTCTCGGGCTCGAGGCGGCCGTGTACGAGTACGGCGGGAGCGTCGGGCACGCGCCGGAACCGATCCACGGGAAGGCGTTCCCAGTCGACCACGACGGCGCGGGCGTGTTCACGGGGCTGGAGCAGGGGTTCCGTGCCGGGCGCTACCACTCGCTCGTCGCGACGTCGGTCCCCGACTGCTTCGAGGTGTCGGCGACGACCGACCACCGCGTTCCCGCGGCGGACGCGGACGAACCGGCCGCCTCGCGCTCCGGGGAGCGGGGAGCGTCCGGCGACGCCGAGTCGCTGGTGATGGGCGTTCGCCACCGCGAGCACCCCATCGAGGCGGTGCAGTTCCACCCGGAGTCGGTGCTCACGGCGGTCGGGCACGACGTGATCCGGAACTTCCTGATCGAGTGCGTCTGAGCCCGGTTCGGGGAGGGTTCGCGGTGCTCGCGGGGACTGGTAGCTGCGGGGACGTGTAGCTAGGGGACTGCTGGAGCGAGGAGCTGGGCGGCTGCGGCGACGATAGCTGGACGACTGCGGGGACGGAGGGCTCCTGGCCGTGATTGGCGCGTTCGGTTCCCGGCGCGTCGACCCGGCTCAGATGAGGAGCCGCGACACGAGGAGGAACGCGCCGACGCCGATGCCGGCGATGAGCGCGATCTTCCAGGCGATCCGCAGCGCGATTCGACTCACGAGCAGGACCGCGAGGAACGCCACGATGGCGAGGAACAGCTGCCCGAGCGTCGTGTCGAACAGCGCCGGGTACTGGAGTACCGCGCCGAAGACCTGTACGATTTCTGTGACCATGCCGACCTCGTACGCAGTCCACACACATACCGCTTGCCCCTCCAGTACCGACGGATGATAACCAGACGTGTGCGACACTGCACCCCGTTCACGTCGACGGGTTTCCAGTCGAACCGCAAGACGGCGTAACTTTCGCTGCGCTCTGCACACTCTTATACCCCGCCGCGTTGTATCCCCACACAGACTCGGAGTCGAACGCCCCACAGGGGTGCCGCCGGGAAGTGGCCACCCCAACTGCGGTTGAATTAGCACAACTGAACCGGAACCCACACGGTTATGAACGTGGGTCCGGAAGCGAACTTCCGTCCCAACACCCATGGAAACAACGCACGCCATCATCGAATTCGCCCGGAATCGAGGCCACG belongs to Halorarum halophilum and includes:
- the trpG gene encoding anthranilate synthase component II; this encodes MRVTVVDNYDSFTYNLVEYVSDLEIDGERPTIEVLKNAASLAEVRDTDPDALLISPGPGHPKNDRDVGVTMPVLRELSPEVPTLGVCLGLEAAVYEYGGSVGHAPEPIHGKAFPVDHDGAGVFTGLEQGFRAGRYHSLVATSVPDCFEVSATTDHRVPAADADEPAASRSGERGASGDAESLVMGVRHREHPIEAVQFHPESVLTAVGHDVIRNFLIECV